Within the Nitrospira sp. genome, the region AGGGGATGAAATACAGGAGCAGATTGAACGCAAGAGCGCTGGCCAGGAACAACCCGTTGTCGGAGCGGAACTTCGAGAGAGCCAAGCCTAGCACGGCCCGACTTCGTCGGAGCGGATTGGCGGAGAATTGGCTCACAGGTCTTTCGGAGCGACCACGAGTTCGATCCGTTCAGCGCGATAGCTTTCCAGCAACGCGACGCCGATGGCCACAACCAGTGGACCGGCAACGATTCCGACGAGGCCGAAAAATTGGATTCCACCCAGCATGGCGAAAAAGGCGAGCAATGTGTGCAGCTTCGAGGCTTCGCCCACGACGATGGTGCGGACGACGTAGTCGATGAGGGCAATGAGCATGCCGGCGACGACGAGGACCATCGCGGCACCGTATCGACCCTGGAAGAACAGATACAGCGCAACGGGTCCCCAGACCATCGCGGCTCCGACAAGGGGAAGGTAGGCCAACACCGCCATCGCCGCGCCCCACAGAAGCGGCGTCGGAAGGCCAACGAGGGCGAACGCGATGCCCCCAACGATCCCCTCCAACGCCGCCACCGCCGTATTGCCCAGCACCGCGGCTTTCACCACCTCGTCGAACCGTTTAATCAACAGCCGTTTGCGCGCGTCGACGAAGGGAAGCAGCAGCGTGATCCACTCTGCCATGGTTTCTCCGTCGCGAAAAAAGTAGAACGTGCACAGGAGAATGATCCCAAATTCGGTCAGTCCTGAAAGAATGTTGCGGGCGACGTGCGTGAGTTGTTCCACGAGCGCGCGGCCCAACTCCGCAAGGTTCTCCACAAGGATGGTTCGCAGGTCCGTGCCTGTGACGCGCTGGAACTCCAGGATCTGCTCGATCACCGCGGAGATCCATGGATGCCCGCGCCATTGCTCGAGGAGCCCCGGGCCTTGCTCCACCAGGGCGACGACGGCGATATAGGTTCTCGCGACTTCTTTCCCGATCAAGATCGACATGTAGGCCAGTGGAAGAATGAGCCCGATGGTCACTCCGAGACTCATGATCACCGCACTCAGTGACCGGCGTTGTCCTGTTGCCCGGACGAGGCGGCCGTAGAGCGGATACAGGCCGTACGACAGGGCGGCCGACCAGATGAGGGGGGAGAAAAAGGGAGAGAAGGTGGCGAAGAGCAGATACGCTAATGCCAGCAGGAGCGCCAACCGGGTTTGCCGGACGCCGGCGTCGAGCGTCTGTGGTGCAGGTGGTCCCTCGGCAGCCGGTGCGATTCCTTGGCTGTCCATCAATCGCGCGGTCCCCTCTGCGCTCGAATCGGTCCTGCCGAGTGAGTTATGCTCACGGCTCGGTGTAGGCCCGTGGGTGCTCCCGGTAAGCACGAACGTGTCGCGCCCTCGTGCAACCGCGTGATAGTCGTACAGATCGTAGCGTCACCAAAGCGCACCGAAGCGCACCGAAGCGGGGCGGGAAGAGATGACACCGCTCCTGGCGCCTCAGCCGAGATGAATTGCTGGCTCGCCAGGTCAGCCACAGCGTCGGCCACTCGCGAGTGCAAGCTCTCGATATCCCCATGCGCATCAGGTATAGCCCGAGTCGCGCCTTCAAGGCAATGTCCCGGCCCACCACAAACCATGACGTTCCAGGGACAGCATCGCTGGCAAATCCTCAGATGATCATTGACATGGCTCATCTGCCCCGGGGCGTAACCGAAAGAGGAGAAACTCGCGCACTCCACAGTATCGTGTCTGCCGGCCGCGTGTATGGCTGCGGGAGCCGCGGCGCTGGGTGGGCGTGAGCTTTTTTCACAACCCCCTTCCATAGCAACGAGCCAGCCCTTACGATAGGCCAAGGACTGTTCACCACGGAGGAATCGATTATGGCCTCGCATGACTCCATCGATCGGCTCATTAGGGCCGAACACTGGAATCCAACCGAGTTATTGGGACCGCACCCTACCACGGTGAATGGTCGAAGCGCTGTACTCGTACGAACGTTCGCTCCTGAGGCACAGCAAGCAGCGGTCGTGCTGGACGCGCCGGGGAGCGAGCCTGCGCCGATGCGGCAGGTGCACGAGGCGGGTGTCTTCGAAGCGGTACTGCACAAATCCGACGTAGCCCCAAAATATCGCGTGCGGACCAAGGATGGGGCGGGGAACGTGACCGAGCGTCACGACCCCTATGCTTTCGCTCCCCTGATAAGCGACCATGACCTTCACCTGTTTGCTGAGGGCAAGCTGTTTAAAGCCTACGACATGCTGGGTGCCCACGTGCGGGTCGTCAACGGTATCACGGGCGTGCACTTCGTCGTCTGGGCCCCGAACGCGATGCGCGTCAGCGTCGTGGGGGATTTCAATCAGTGGGACGGGCGACGCCATCCCATGCTCAGCAGAGGCGCAACCGGGCTCTGGGAGCTGTTCGTGCCGGACATTTCCGAGGGCACAGTCTATAAGTACGAGATCCGCTCGCGCCATGTCGACGTGCCCTTCACCAAAGCCGATCCGTACGCGTTCGCGGCTGAGCTGCGACCGCGGACTGCCTCCATCGTCCACCGTTTCTCCGGATACCGCTGGAACGATGAGGCCTGGATGACCGCCCGCGCCGAGCGAGATCAGTTGGCTGCGCCCTGGTCCATCTACGAGGTCAATCTAGGGTCCTGGATGAGGGTTCCCGAGGAGGACAATCGCTGGCTCACCTATCGCGAATTGGCGGACAAGCTCATTCATTACGCCAAATATATGGGCTACACCCACCTCGAGCTGATGCCGGTGACCGAGCATCCGTTCGATGGATCGTGGGGCTATCAGTCGACCGGGTATTTTGCTCCGACCCGCCGGTATGGACAGCCGGAGGATTTCATGGCGTTTGTCGATGCCGCTCACCAGGCGGGCATTGGGGTCATTATCGACTGGGCCCCGGCGCATTTTCCGGACGATCCGCATGGGTTGGCCTGGTTTGACGGGACACATCTCTACGATCACGAAGATCCTCGGTTGGGGTTTCATCCGGAATGGAACAGCCGGATTTTCAACTATGGCCGCGTAGAGGTCCGAAACTTTCTCCTCAACAGCGCGCTCTTTTGGATGGATCGCTATCACATCGACGGGCTTCGCGTGGACGCCGTGGCGTCGATGCTGTATCGGGACTATGCCCGAAAGGCTGGGGAGTGGATTCCCAATCAATTCGGGGGCAATGAAAACCTCGAGGCCGTGGCCTTCCTCAAGGAGTTGAACGTGCTCGTGCACCAGGAACATCCGGGCGCCGTGACCATTGCGGAGGAGTCCACGGCCTGGCCCGGTGTCTCCAAGCCCACCTACACGGGAGGCTTGGGTTTTACCTTCAAGTGGAATATGGGGTGGATG harbors:
- the glgB gene encoding 1,4-alpha-glucan branching enzyme GlgB yields the protein MASHDSIDRLIRAEHWNPTELLGPHPTTVNGRSAVLVRTFAPEAQQAAVVLDAPGSEPAPMRQVHEAGVFEAVLHKSDVAPKYRVRTKDGAGNVTERHDPYAFAPLISDHDLHLFAEGKLFKAYDMLGAHVRVVNGITGVHFVVWAPNAMRVSVVGDFNQWDGRRHPMLSRGATGLWELFVPDISEGTVYKYEIRSRHVDVPFTKADPYAFAAELRPRTASIVHRFSGYRWNDEAWMTARAERDQLAAPWSIYEVNLGSWMRVPEEDNRWLTYRELADKLIHYAKYMGYTHLELMPVTEHPFDGSWGYQSTGYFAPTRRYGQPEDFMAFVDAAHQAGIGVIIDWAPAHFPDDPHGLAWFDGTHLYDHEDPRLGFHPEWNSRIFNYGRVEVRNFLLNSALFWMDRYHIDGLRVDAVASMLYRDYARKAGEWIPNQFGGNENLEAVAFLKELNVLVHQEHPGAVTIAEESTAWPGVSKPTYTGGLGFTFKWNMGWMHDMLDYFSKEPVHRKYHQNQITFGLVYAFHENFVLVLSHDEVVHGKKSLIDKMPGDSWQRFANLRALFGYMYGHPGKKMLFMGGEFGQWWEWNHDASLQWDLCQYEPHLGMQRYVHDLNWLYREDPALHEVDFDWTGFQWIDFNDGENSVIAFIRKARDQNNIIVCVCNFTPVPRVGYRIGVPFFGWYREVLNSDSATYGGSNLGNGGGVMAESVACHGFSNSLSLTLPPLSVVYFKLS
- a CDS encoding AI-2E family transporter, producing MLTGSTHGPTPSREHNSLGRTDSSAEGTARLMDSQGIAPAAEGPPAPQTLDAGVRQTRLALLLALAYLLFATFSPFFSPLIWSAALSYGLYPLYGRLVRATGQRRSLSAVIMSLGVTIGLILPLAYMSILIGKEVARTYIAVVALVEQGPGLLEQWRGHPWISAVIEQILEFQRVTGTDLRTILVENLAELGRALVEQLTHVARNILSGLTEFGIILLCTFYFFRDGETMAEWITLLLPFVDARKRLLIKRFDEVVKAAVLGNTAVAALEGIVGGIAFALVGLPTPLLWGAAMAVLAYLPLVGAAMVWGPVALYLFFQGRYGAAMVLVVAGMLIALIDYVVRTIVVGEASKLHTLLAFFAMLGGIQFFGLVGIVAGPLVVAIGVALLESYRAERIELVVAPKDL